The following coding sequences lie in one Oncorhynchus kisutch isolate 150728-3 linkage group LG17, Okis_V2, whole genome shotgun sequence genomic window:
- the LOC109907662 gene encoding palmitoyltransferase ZDHHC3, translating into MKKSPAHRCRDIERQAGYLQPEHCAPPPTRPSSDAMWFIRDCCGIACGVITWCLVFYAEFVVLFVMLLPAKNLLYSLINGALFSTLAFLALASHARAMCTDPGAVPKGNATKEFIESLQLKPGQVVYKCPKCCSIKPDRAHHCSVCKRCIKKMDHHCPWVNNCVGEKNQKFFVLFTMYIALISLHALVMVAFHFIFCFESDWTKCSTFSPPATVILLIFLCFEGLLFLIFTSVMFGTQVHSICTDETGIEQLKKEERRWVKRTKWMNMRVVFGHPFSIAWLSPFATPDHGKADYYQYVV; encoded by the exons ATGAAGAAGAGCCCGGCGCACCGCTGCAGGGACATAGAGAGGCAAGCCGGTTACCTGCAGCCCGAGCACTGCGCCCCTCCCCCGACCCGCCCCAGTTCCGACGCCATGTGGTTCATCCGTGACTGCTGCGGCATCGCGTGCGGCGTCATCACCTGGTGCCTGGTGTTCTACGCCGAGTTCGTGGTGCTCTTCGTCATGCTGCTGCCCGCCAAGAACCTGCTCTATAGTCTAATCAACGGGGCACTGTTCAGTACCCTCGCCTTCCTCGCTCTGGCTTCGCACGCCCGGGCCATGTGCACAGACCCG GGTGCGGTGCCTAAAGGGAACGCGACCAAGGAGTTTATCGAGAGCCTGCAGCTCAAGCCCGGTCAGGTGGTCTACAAATGTCCCAAGTGCTGCAGTATCAAGCCTGACAGAGCTCACCACTGCAG TGTGTGTAAACGCTGTATCAAGAAGATGGACCACCATTGCCCATGGGTAAACAACTGCGTAGGAGAGAAGAACCAGAAATTCTTTGTGCTTTTCACA ATGTACATTGCACTGATATCCCTCCATGCCCTGGTCATGGTTGCCTTCCATTTTATCTTCTGCTTCGAGTCAGACTGGACGA AGTGCAGTACATTCTCTCCTCCTGCGACCGtcatcctcctcatcttcctctgctTTGAGGGACTCCTCTTCCTCATTTTCACCTCAGTGATGTTTGGGACCCAGGTCCATTCCATCTGTACCGATGAGACG GGCATAGAGCAGTTgaaaaaggaggagagaagatgggTTAAAAGGACAAAGTGGATGAACATGAGGGTGGTATTTGGCCATCCATTCTCCATAGCCTGGCTAAGTCCCTTTGCAACCCCCGACCACGGGAAGGCAGACTATTACCAGTACGTTGTCTGA